From the genome of Solanum lycopersicum chromosome 7, SLM_r2.1:
ttcttagttttttttttttgtatgttagCCTATAAATATCTTGGTGATATTAATTCCGAATTGTATAGAGAATGAGTTTaatttaatagtttaaaaaattaatggacTACATAACAGAAAACTAGGTGGGGGATAAAATCAGATATAAGATTGtattaaaacttaattaaaaatgCCAACAGTAAGATTGGGCATTAGGCTATAGATGATTTCTACCTGCATGATTCAAACGGTTAATTATTagcaaatatttatttgttttattatattctCAACATGTTAAACCATGACTTATGTCAACTATTGTattaagaagagaaaagacttccTGAAATTGTTCCGAATTTTCGAAAAGACACTCTAACTATGCGGACGTTTTATTACCCCACAAAAGTATTCATTACATTGTAAAAGGACCATTTCGACACGTTTTCTCATCAATCCAAGAATTTTAATAGGCGAGTGACGCTCACCCTCCATTAAATTAGTTaatctaatttaaatattaataaagcaCAGGTTGTTGCTATGTGGATATCCTTTGCCGGAAATCGACGACATAAGGGCTTGGGTTGTTGCTTCTTATCTCCGAGCTTGCTTTGATGATTCATGGGATTTCCTTAAAACCTCTTGGGTTGATGATTTTAGTTTCTTGTGAGCTGATTTATCTCCGGTTTTTGGAGCACGCTTTCACTTTTGGGATTCAACCGTCGCCGTTGCCGCCATTGTTGTTAAAAGTTGAGCTTCGTTCTATTGGTTCAGGTTAGTTTGCAGCACTTTTGCAGAACAAAGTAATAAACGACATTGATTATTCTCGTCATTACAAATACGAATCAGCAtttgatattataaaaaatcataGAGTATAAACTTTTGATTCTCATTCTTTTCGCCTTTTCCCCGTTGGCTCAtagatttcaaattttttgtattCCAAAACTGAAGAGATTAGATTTTTTTAACACCTaaggaatatgaaaaaaaaaagtcaattttcttctattcaaattataaaagGTCATTACAGATCAACTTCAAACCAAAGTttcaaatcataatttttattccAATAATACAGCTACACTATTTAATAATAGCATATTTGCCTATAAGCAGAGGCAATACCATTTGCTAattaaaaagagagaaattgcAACATGTATTACAACTTACACGTCAAAAGCAATATTTCCATCGATGCCTTTGAATATAAAGCCACTTTGTCCTAAAGCACAAAAGAAGGATAGCTAAGCAAATCCATTCAAGCTCAAGGCCTAAGATACACTAGTAGATATTTTTGGAGGATACAGTAGAAAGAACTCAACATTATATAGTCCTAACAAGTTAAAAGATAGCACAAGACGGATGACCGGGAGAAGCAAAATGAAACCAAGATTATGTCGTCAAGCAAGTTGGCCTTCACCATATTTCTGCTCTAGCATGGCTACTAGAGCAAGAAGAAACTAAACGAAAGGAGATAAAACAGAGGTGAATACACTTGCAATGAAGATATTTGTTTTCCCATAGCCAATGATGATCTTGATCTTTGACGAGAACTCACATTTGGAGTAATAGGAACGATTCGTGCTCTTCTTTTAATCTGGACGTTAATATCTTCAGTTTTTGGGCAACACATTTGCCCCTCCTGCAGTGGCAGAGTTTGGCTTGGAGGCCTGAAAGTGGATGGCGGAATATCAGTAGAAGCTGAGGTTTTGCAGTATTGGGATGATAAAAGAGTTGCTAATAATGAGAGAACCAGTATGGTTTTGGCTTGAATCATGTCTACTAAGCAAGAATTAGATAGAGAGATGATATACAATGTAGTAGCTGGGAGCAAGTTTGGTTAGATGGAAGTCGGGAAGGAAACTATATATCTAGCAAAAGGCAGAAGTGTATCCAATACAATACACCTTTTTTGCATCTTTCAAATATAAAACGAACTTTTTCGTATAAGTAATCCATcctaaagggaaaaaaaagtttcaaggGCTGAGTAATCACCCTTCAGATGTAGTTTGAAAGATGAACATGGTGGGGACAAGGAACAACTCTAAAGATGGAAAAGACAATGGATAGTACTAGAATAGGAATTCTTTGTTTATAAGTAAACTGATCTGATTCAGATTCCCACCACACTCAATATCACAAAGAAAAGTGAAGAAGATGAGAAAAGAACATGTCTGGAATTAACTACGAAGAGCTAGAAGTCAAGCCGTCCAACAACCTCATTTATGCAAGATCTTAACTACGACGATAAGGAATATGAAAAATAGTGATGCCACGGGAAGTCAAAGATTTATTTAAGCCGACAATTTGGTGGAACAAATTTCAACCAGGAATCTGGTTCAACAAAAAGAGATGTGGGATATTTTTCTAACTTTCGACACATGATGCTGTGCTAATGTCATGTAGATTTTGTTCAATAGGTGGATTTCACCATTTACATGTTTCATCTTTTCACATTTGAAGAGCATCTTTCACTTTAAAAGAACTTTGATCTTTGATGCTCtgggaattaattaattaattaagaactCTTGACTTTTAATAACAAAGCATTTTCTACGACACACCTGAATTTTCTATGcacaagaaaagaagatttgGGTTGAAAGCAAGTTACTTACAGTTCACAAGGAAAAAGCTGCATGCCAGTGCTTAGCTAAACAAGTTCTCAAGAATCTGTGGGCTAAGCTTTTGCAGAAATGACAACTGTCTCACTTGCTTGGCCACAACTCCGATTACGCGATCTATGTACAATACATAAAGAGAATTCCTGTTTTCTAGTAGTTCCAACGCTTTTCTTCCGTGGAGGATTGATACAACCCATTCCTCAAAAATCCCTACAGAGTAAATACAAACGTATGGATATATATGTCAGATTCATTTCCATCATTAACAGTATTAAATATAAACTTCACCAGATAGGTTATTGTGGGAGCCTGCTAATTATCCTTGTAGGCATATCTTACATGCAGTATGTTTAGGGCCTATAGCCTAGAGATTTGAATTTTACTCTGCCAGAGGCAGAACTAACTCGGACCCCAGGGGAGGAGTGGAAATAGATTATAAAGATCAAGTGATCAAAAGAAGCTCACTCAAGTCAAAATCCCCTGTGTTTGACCAGATTAACAAATAATCTGAAACCAGAAATTCAATAAGCTGAATCCTGCAATTAAGAAAGTATAATTTTAATCTCATTTGCTGTTACAGTTTCAAGAAAATCATGGAAATATAAAGTGAAGTATGGATGCAGAAAAGAGCAAATACAAGGCAGTAAACTGTATGCCAAATTATTCCAACAGCCCCTTACAAACAGAAAATCTAGCAAGCTTAAGCTATGGTTCCAAATGTCAAGTTTAAACATAATTGTTATGATAAATTTTGAGGTGAATGGACATCCCCAATTTAACTAACTAATCTAGCAATTCAGACAGAATACAGTACTTCGTTAATGTAAAAAACGGAACATATTTTGGATCTGAAGCAGGCACAGCCTTTACAATTAGGAGAGACTGACAAGCTGCATAGCCAGGGCACCTCTGATCACTTAATAATTCCAGTGTTCTAAGCAATGAATAGTATACACAAAAAAGGGGGGCAATACCAAGTAATCCTGCAGCTTAAACAACCATTTACAATAAATAAGATTGTCAAGATGATCACACAATACAGTAGCAATCACTCGACTTGAGAACACTAGAAAGAATAAATAAGTATACCGTGTACAGATATTCAAccattttaaactttattttagcTGATTTGACAATAGAAGGAACGAAATAACCAACTCGAAGCAAATGTCGAAGTCCCCGTAGGAACTCCAAATACAAAGGAGAAAAATTCTAAATCCACAGCCTAAAAACACCTTCAAGTTAAGTAAGTCTGGAGGGATAAGTGGTCtagaacaaatataaaaattacagTGTTCTTTTCAAACCTCCAAACTAAAtacagaaaataaaaacaaaaatagtatATTGAAAGATGTCAATGACCAGAAAGGAAAATGTGATATCATAGATGGAGTGCAAAATAATGTACATCCCTTATAACCAGCAAAGAAACAGATTTCAGCAAGTGAAGGAAGAAGCCAGAGTTATATCCTAGAGGTATCAGTGGCCAGTGGGAATCTCCCACACAACATGTATGGGTTTGACTCCCATTGCCCCCTTCTCCCTTCCCTTCCCCTTCTGTGGCCCTCTATTATGTGATAAGAAAgttaaaaacaaatacaaaaagaagcataaaagaataattaatttagataaAGATGAGAAACTATAAACAAGCTGGTGGGACTTACATCATGTACATAGAGTTATGCATACTTGGAAAGGCATCATCAAATGGATCCATGAAAAGCAAACTTTCTGCCATTGCAGATATTCTTTGTGAAACTGCAAATATTATACGCTGGCCGACAAAAGCCTCATTTCCGACCTTACGCATCAAATGTTGAACATAGAACTGAACAGCAGTGTCAAAGTGATGAGATTCTGAAACATATCATTATGGAATCAAGAGTTAAGAAGCTATGCAGAAGGAAATTTAAGTAAGTTACATCGAGGAATTTAATAGTTGTGTGAAAAacaatctcttttttttctgcTGGAAAATTATCAAGGTGTCTTTCTACAGTAAGCAGATAGTTTTATCACAAATATTGCTTGCCTCCATCCAAATTGGtgatactatatttatttttgacatatCCAAAAACTTTCTACACCGTTCTACCAATAATATCTTTTATACAACTTCCATAAATTTAAGAATTCAGATTTGTTTAACGATTTGAGCATTACTTTACTATTTTATTGGTACTATTTATAATTGCAAGTCGAATTAACATGTTTAACTTAGATCCTATCCAATAATGATCCATAAATGGGAAGACCGGAGTATAATAAACCAAACATCCACtcattatatgaaaattaacTTGTTTCCATTAAATACGTACCAAACCAAAGACTTTTGTCAGTATCATGCTGCAACTATTTCTTAGTTCTGTACATGCATATATAGGTACATGTCTACCGAAATATTTTTAGTGCCTGCTGCCAGAATCTCGGAGCTCAATCAAGAACATCCCTTTCTGCTGAGAATGTTTACATTTCAAGTCTGATTTCTCTGACTCATAACCGTCATGGAAGTCCATAGAAATGAAGACCTAATTGGTCCACATTACATCAAGAAGCTATTTTCTCTTCCTCAATCTAAACACTACATCTACTTCTACAGCCTACATGCACGCAAGGATTGACAAGTTCTCCGCATACAACATTAAGCAGTGTAACTGATTAACATGCTTATACTACCATTACTAAAGGTATGTAATATATACTTCCGTAATCTGCCAAGTTGAAGATAGTCTTAGAAAACCTAGTATGAATAAAAACAAGAGCACATAGTTACCATCTCCTTGCAAAGCACTGCACATTCTTCTCAATAAACGCATGATTAAACTGTTGATAATGCCTTCCACGGGTTCTCTATTCCTTTCGGTTGGTGACATTGTAGCCAGTGTACCTTAGAAGTGGAAAAATAAGAATGCTGCTGACTTTGGAAGTCATTAGGGAAAAAAGACTAGATAGTAATCGATGAACCCATCTGGTGCTTGCTACCTTAATATACAACTgaaatctcaaaaattaagGCATTCTATGCAGTGAAATGGTTCAGTACTTGCATACAAGGTGTTGACAAAGAAGGCTAAATGGTGAACCTTTTGcattttcaagtaaaaattaGAAAGCTTCATTCAAAATAGCAGTACGAACCATGAAGATGGTTCTCAAAGTGAAGTCCTTTGGAGCAATCTTTCCATGAACACTCAAATCCAGAATGAAGCTTCAGTAGACAATCCTTTTTTCATTTAAGTTTCAGAACAGATAATACATGCACTTACTAACCCCTTGAATACAGCTTGTATCACAATCCTCGACACTAAAGATTAGAAAATAACAGTTCATCTGTGATATGATTAATCGTTGGcatattacaaataaaaaagcaTATCAGGAATTCAAGTTTAAAATTTCCAGATGTTGCTTATGAAAAAACTGTACACAGGAAGGcaaaggaaatgaaaatattGTTTCATTACCAATAATAAAGTCCACAGCTTGGTGGCACCAGTTCTTAAAATTACCCTCCTCCAACTGTTACATATTTAGAACAATAGCAAGTGAGAAGATACATGgaaatcatattcataacataagacAAAGCATCACTAGCTTGGGTTAATAGAAACAACATACACTGTGAAGAGAAATAGTGTCACAAAGTTCCAAAAGAAAATCAACTGAAGCGCTCAGTTgctcaatattattttcattgtcACAATCTGCCATTTAAGAAAAAGACATAATCTTCATACTTCGCATCTATAGCTGAAAATTCATGTTCAGACAAATGCCAAACAGGACCTAGTTTTTTCCAGAGATCAAATTACAGCATACATAGTAAATGAGAGCATGGCTAAGGTATGATAAGATCTCAACTCAATGTAACTTTTAACAATCATGAGACTTTGCAAGTTAACCACCAAAAGTAAAGACAAAATTAGATCCATAAGAAGATCTCTAACTGAACTTTCACCTGAAATTCGGTGAAGCAAAGAATCATCTGGCCTTCTCCTCTTTCTCTCCTTAATCCTCACTGgaaaaatatacaagtaaaTGAATACAGCTAATGTATATGAAGGACGAATTGACAACTTTAGACCAATAAATACAACAGCATTCAAAAAAATGCCAAACCTTGTCTAAGAAATCTTCTCCGCAACACATCACTGAACCGTTGGTCAGAACCAGCTCCAATTTTCTTAGGACTCAATAATCCCAACTTATCAAAGAAATAACACTTGCATGATGCATTTTTTGGAAATATATCACACTGTGAACCAT
Proteins encoded in this window:
- the LOC101247037 gene encoding protein MULTIPOLAR SPINDLE 1 produces the protein MEILREQPKSHSDESFKLAIAMALVRSKLLHKPPAATPAPPSSCPPLSHSDDAVKWKRKAKERKREILRLKEDLKVAEDGSQCDIFPKNASCKCYFFDKLGLLSPKKIGAGSDQRFSDVLRRRFLRQVRIKERKRRRPDDSLLHRISDCDNENNIEQLSASVDFLLELCDTISLHSLEEGNFKNWCHQAVDFIIGTLATMSPTERNREPVEGIINSLIMRLLRRMCSALQGDESHHFDTAVQFYVQHLMRKVGNEAFVGQRIIFAVSQRISAMAESLLFMDPFDDAFPSMHNSMYMMIQLIEFLVSDYLLIWSNTGDFDLRIFEEWVVSILHGRKALELLENRNSLYVLYIDRVIGVVAKQVRQLSFLQKLSPQILENLFS